In Natrinema amylolyticum, the following are encoded in one genomic region:
- a CDS encoding DegT/DnrJ/EryC1/StrS family aminotransferase has protein sequence MSDSIPLFEIPWDQRDVANAVDSITRGGYWANGPYVEAFEDGLEEYLGVDYAVTVNSGTTALVAALTAHGVGDGDEVIVPSFTFIATANAVRFVGATPVFADIQREAYGLDPDAVADAISPETAAIVPVHPYGAPCEIDALADLAADTGVPLIEDAAEAFGADYRGQTLGTIGDAAALSFCQNKVLPTGEGGAVVTDDDDIARRVERYRSHGRASDEYFDSADSGEYVGLGTNVRMSDLVASIGCSQLEKVDDLIAGRRRAAEQLSTALADVRGVEPHTAAGRGRHVYQLYTVTLEPNVDRAAVIDALAERDIASKVYWEPGVHRTRAYRERDDGSDPLPVTEDVTGRVLSLPMHPELRSHEIDRIAAGVRAGVERGRATVSRIGPRGTPSN, from the coding sequence ATGAGTGACTCGATACCGTTGTTCGAAATCCCGTGGGATCAGCGGGACGTGGCCAACGCCGTCGACTCGATCACGCGAGGCGGCTACTGGGCCAACGGGCCCTACGTTGAGGCGTTCGAAGACGGCCTCGAGGAGTATCTGGGCGTCGACTACGCGGTGACGGTCAACTCGGGAACGACAGCACTGGTGGCCGCGCTGACAGCTCACGGCGTCGGCGATGGGGACGAGGTAATCGTGCCGTCCTTTACATTCATCGCGACGGCCAACGCCGTCCGGTTCGTCGGCGCGACGCCGGTGTTCGCCGACATTCAGCGCGAGGCGTACGGGCTCGATCCGGATGCCGTCGCCGATGCTATCTCTCCGGAGACGGCGGCGATCGTCCCGGTCCACCCCTACGGTGCGCCCTGCGAGATCGACGCGCTCGCCGATCTCGCCGCTGACACCGGCGTTCCGCTGATCGAGGACGCGGCCGAGGCGTTCGGAGCCGACTATCGGGGCCAGACGCTGGGAACGATCGGCGACGCCGCGGCGTTGAGCTTCTGTCAGAACAAGGTCCTCCCGACGGGCGAGGGCGGTGCCGTCGTAACCGACGACGACGACATCGCCCGGCGGGTCGAACGGTACCGATCGCACGGGCGCGCGTCAGACGAGTACTTCGATTCGGCCGACAGCGGCGAGTACGTCGGTCTCGGGACGAACGTCCGAATGTCCGATCTCGTCGCCAGTATCGGCTGCTCCCAACTCGAGAAGGTCGACGACCTCATCGCGGGCCGGCGACGCGCGGCCGAGCAGTTGTCGACGGCGCTGGCCGACGTTCGCGGCGTCGAACCACACACGGCCGCCGGTCGCGGCCGCCACGTGTATCAACTCTACACCGTCACCCTCGAGCCGAACGTCGACCGAGCGGCCGTTATCGACGCGCTGGCCGAGCGAGACATCGCGTCGAAGGTCTACTGGGAACCCGGCGTTCATCGCACGCGGGCATACCGCGAACGGGACGACGGGTCGGACCCGCTTCCCGTCACCGAGGACGTGACCGGTCGCGTGCTCTCGCTGCCGATGCATCCCGAACTACGGTCCCATGAGATCGACCGCATCGCGGCCGGCGTCAGGGCCGGGGTCGAACGCGGCCGAGCGACCGTCTCGCGGATCGGGCCCCGCGGAACGCCGTCCAACTGA